One Coccinella septempunctata chromosome 1, icCocSept1.1, whole genome shotgun sequence DNA window includes the following coding sequences:
- the LOC123322791 gene encoding uncharacterized protein LOC123322791, with product MKTYKSLIFIFLSVSNVFFLPVDSLECRYCTGSGDSNDCRTGNVTDLTTCKGEDHCYAEYILNEGHKPYYRRGCATGDRCQQQMRSHFAALKFCSTCQGSKCNSKMIGSKDPSSSLCTSCESNYYDSDCRKGTVNTYGECKKGARCLQYQLATNRISLWKRECGDTNSCSTLKQKYGGTILQCIVCEHELCNNYPM from the exons ATGAAGACATACAAgtcattaattttcatttttttgagtgTCAGTAACGTTTTCTTCTTGCCAGTCGATTCCTTGGAATGTCGGTATTGCACAGGCTCAGGAGATTCCAATGACTGTCGCACAGGAAACGTAACGGATCTCACGACATGCAAGGGAGAGGATCACTGTTATGCAGAGTATATATTGAATGAAGGACATAAACCTTATTATCGTAGAGGATGTGCCACTGGTGACAGGTGCCAACAACAAATGAGAAGTCATTTTGCCGCACTCAAATTCTGTAGTACTTGTCAAGGTTCGAAATGCAATAGTAAGATGATTGGGTCTAAGGATC catcGTCCTCCTTGTGTACGAGTTGTGAGAGTAATTATTACGACAGTGACTGCAGGAAAGGTACAGTCAACACATACGGCGAATGTAAAAAAGGGGCCCGGTGTCTACAATATCAGCTTGCGACGAATAGAATAAGTTTATGGAAGAGAGAATGTGGTGACACAAATTCGTGTAGCACACTCAAGCAAAAATACGGGGGAACCATATTACAATGCATCGTATGTGAACACGAACTGTGTAACAATTATCCAATGTAA
- the LOC123322808 gene encoding uncharacterized protein LOC123322808, whose amino-acid sequence MTYNAVSPKFYALPKIHKPQLAVRPIISSIGGPNTKISIFIRNILTASYNRTNPYYVRDSFEFSKTMNGLVIPDGYVMVSLDAVSLFTNITLETSKRSIIKHWEEIQPNCPMDQKHFLGLLDVVYQTTYCRFNDGFYKQQKGTPMGSEVSPILSQFVMDDLLDESIPRLTFTLLQVKKFLDDLFCLMPEDRIGEVVDVFDEFDINISFTTEVEVEGRLPFLDVLLVRENQTIITDWYTKPMASGRYLNYYSSHQLKHKLILITGMKNRLYGICDRSKYEGSLQRLKTLLI is encoded by the coding sequence ATGACATATAACGCGGTGTCCCCAAAGTTTTATGCCCTACCCAAGATCCATAAACCACAGTTGGCAGTGAGACCAATCATATCTAGCATTGGTGGACCCAAtacaaaaatctcgattttcatAAGAAACATTTTAACAGCTAGTTATAACAGGACTAATCCATATTATGTTCGGGATTCATTTGAATTTAGTAAGACGATGAATGGGCTGGTGATCCCGGATGGATATGTGATGGTGAGCCTGGATGCAGTTTCTTTGTTCACTAATATCACCTTGGAAACATCTAAGAGATCAATAATAAAACACTGGGAGGAAATACAACCAAACTGCCCTATGGATCAAAAACACTTCTTGGGGTTGCTGGATGTGGTTTACCAAACAACATACTGCAGATTTAATGATGGTTTCTACAAACAACAAAAAGGCACACCCATGGGTTCTGAGGTGTCTCCGATCCTTTCACAATTCGTGATGGATGACCTGTTGGATGAGAGTATCCCTAGATTAACATTTACTTTGCTACAGGTTAAAAAGTTCTTGGATGATTTATTTTGCCTGATGCCGGAGGACAGGATCGGAGAAGTGGTGGATGTGTTCGATGAATTTGacataaatatttcatttacaACTGAGGTAGAAGTAGAAGGCAGATTACCCTTCTTGGATGTGTTACTGGTGAGAGAAAATCAAACCATTATTACAGATTGGTATACCAAACCAATGGCGTCTGGCCGGTATCTCAACTATTACTCCAGTCATCAACTGAAACATAAGTTAATTCTCATCACAGGTATGAAGAATAGACTATATGGTATATGTGATAGATCCAAATATGAGGGCTCATTACAGAGACTTAAAACCCTATTAATATAG
- the LOC123322809 gene encoding uncharacterized protein LOC123322809, with the protein MDDLLDESIPRLTFTLLQVKKFLDDLFCLMPEDRIGEVVDVFDEFDINISFTTEVEVEGRLPFLDVLLVRENQTIITDWYTKPMASGRYLNYYSSHQLKHKLILITGMKNRLYGICDRSKYEGSLQRLKTLLIQNSYPIRLINRIFYNSSPAVNDIINNTESSDVIVETDTQNYKYYKLPHYDQITSKIISLFKGINELRFVRTIPNKLKRFVFTHLKDKEGPYNTTNVIYRIDCSTCEGAYIGQTGRRLNTRLEEHKRDTRLMRSTTGLARHTVDTGHIMNLNDVNILRKVNNHNKRLFLESAEINMCDNSVNINTDYSALSDIYCNILEMIRLRRTDNPNMTRNIEPG; encoded by the coding sequence ATGGATGACCTGTTGGATGAGAGTATCCCTAGATTAACATTTACTTTGCTACAGGTTAAAAAGTTCTTGGATGATTTATTTTGCCTGATGCCGGAGGACAGGATCGGAGAAGTGGTGGATGTGTTCGATGAATTTGacataaatatttcatttacaACTGAGGTAGAAGTAGAAGGCAGATTACCCTTCTTGGATGTGTTACTGGTGAGAGAAAATCAAACCATTATTACAGATTGGTATACCAAACCAATGGCGTCTGGCCGGTATCTCAACTATTACTCCAGTCATCAACTGAAACATAAGTTAATTCTCATCACAGGTATGAAGAATAGACTATATGGTATATGTGATAGATCCAAATATGAGGGCTCATTACAGAGACTTAAAACCCTATTAATACAGAACTCATACCCAATTAGGTTGATAAATAGAATATTTTATAACAGCTCACCAGCTGTTAATGACATAATAAATAACACAGAGAGTTCAGATGTGATAGTGGAGACAGATACACAGAATTATAAATATTACAAATTGCCACATTATGATCAAATAACGTCGAAGATCATATCATTGTTCAAAGGAATAAATGAGTTGAGATTCGTCAGGACAATTCCTAATAAGTTGAAAAGATTTGTCTTTACACACCTAAAGGATAAAGAAGGACCATATAACACTACGAATGTTATCTATCGGATTGATTGTAGCACATGTGAAGGGGCATATATTGGCCAGACGGGTAGGAGACTTAACACGAGGTTAGAAGAACATAAAAGAGACACAAGACTAATGAGGTCAACCACAGGATTGGCGAGACATACAGTGGATACGGGCCATATCATGAATTTAAATGATGTCAATATTTTAAGAAAGGTGAACAACCATAATAAGAGGCTCTTCTTGGAATCTGCGGAAATTAATATGTGTGACAACAGTGTGAATATAAATACAGACTATAGTGCACTCAGTGACATCTACTGTAATATCTTGGAGATGATTAGATTGCGAAGAACGGATAACCCCAATATGACAAGAAACATCGAACCTGGCTGA
- the LOC123322810 gene encoding uncharacterized protein LOC123322810 — MRIITKRLTSKLDFYQTWEPAGFRTGYGVNDHLHILKVLIEKCVEYNKPLVLVFNYYEEAFDTIDRSAIFRALADCRVDGRYTDMIRNVYENATACIRLHEDTPNFKIGRGVRQGDVSSPKLFTTLLEYMFKSATVDDFGININGEKLILTTYASLMT; from the coding sequence ATGAGAATAATAACTAAGAGACTAACATCAAAACTTGATTTCTACCAAACATGGGAGCCGGCAGGTTTCCGTACAGGTTACGGCGTGAATGACCACCTTCATATACTCAAAGTCCTCATTGAAAAGTGTGTTGAATACAACAAACCACTAGTTCTCGTCTTCAATTATTACGAAGAGGCCTTTGACACTATAGACCGTAGTGCAATATTTAGGGCTCTAGCCGACTGTAGAGTTGACGGTCGTTACACAGATATGATAAGAAATGTGTACGAAAATGCAACTGCTTGCATCAGGTTGCACGAAGATACTCCAAACTTCAAGATAGGACGAGGCGTTCGGCAGGGGGATGTTAGTTCACCGAAGCTCTTCACAACCCTCTTGGAGTATATGTTCAAGAGTGCTACCGTTGATGACTTTGGTATAAACATTAACGGCGAAAAACTTATATTAACCACCTACGCTTCCCTGATGACATAG